The proteins below are encoded in one region of Sminthopsis crassicaudata isolate SCR6 chromosome 1, ASM4859323v1, whole genome shotgun sequence:
- the LOC141544633 gene encoding disintegrin and metalloproteinase domain-containing protein 1a-like, protein MCHGRGVCNYLEHCHCDAGYCSSRVRGRGPGGQRGQRPFSGKQDFPGWSQVMDERRKKYPFNGPQISLGLGSFIIGLEIIFWWVGILLPGTCYAQEHYSYYEIVIPKKLVTFKSKEQSIEKLSYMLLMRGKRQVIQLRLKRGLFLKDFPVYTYTQEALDVNAPFIQDDCFYDGYVEGELRSLVSVSTCWGLRGMIAVEEFVYGIEPIGTSKDFEHVLYYMDGHVRGSCKVSGENAPKSTVGLHPIGNEDYSHGKEEPVNYIWSHTKYLELFVVVDNRRFLMWNSNVTKTVRSVTDALAHVNTYSRAIRLGVVLVGLEIWSERDRVKVSGDLGEVLRTFNHWREGELVLRARHDVAHLIVGYDPGERAGEAFLGGACAPGRAAGVEAFPHEDPVAFAALLAHELGHNLGMRHDHPNCLCPKRPSCLMGLPVSLRGGFSNCSLGDFYDFVYAPHGSCLYDKPVAGPLPRKPRCGDGVLDAGEECDCGDGDHGDCLEAACCLPSCQRRPGSDCASGPCCSKCRLVKAATPCRPSVDECDLPEFCSGVTPHCQPDSYQQDGAPCRGEGRCYRGRCRSLRGQCEALFGAGSRAARPSCYRLLNTRGDRFGNCGGGQPGLSKAFVACEPQHVLCGKLLCEHVSRLPRMRKHHTLLQIPLGDVWCWAADLFEDVAVPEGGAVQAGTWCGPRQVCVNRTCSEAPLAECEPQSTCHGRGVCNNLEHCHCDAGYAPPACEAEGPGGSVDSGPPLESSIVSLAVRVPMSTTNPPPTQAGRLVAPGAVTSGAKPDFYEEGSESAPPSLSPTSESPLPVGTSAPECPNKYKKIPAIVVVISALIVNIILLMSLLAIVFVLFFSQRIPWPIADENRTEICEASEKVNPPPHP, encoded by the exons ATGTGTCACGGCCGAGGGGTCTGCAACTACCTGGAGCACTGCCACTGTGACGCCGGCTACTGCTCCTCCCGCGTGCGAGGCCGAGGGCCCGGGGGGCAGCGTGGACAGCGGCCCTTCTCCGGAAAGCAGGACTTCCCTGGAT GGAGCCAGGTCATggatgagaggagaaaaaaatatcccTTTAATGGGCCTCAGATAAGTCTTGGACTGGGCTCATTCATCATTGGCCTGGAGATCATTTTTTGGTGGGTGGGCATCCTTCTCCCAGGCACATGTTATGCCCAGGAACATTATTCTTACTACGAAATAGTCATCCCCAAGAAATTAGTAACTTTCAAAAGCAAGGAGCAATCAATAGAAAAACTGTCCTATATGCTATTAATGAGAGGTAAAAGGCAGGTAATTCAGCTGAGGTTGAAAAGAGGCTTGTTCCTCAAGGACTTTCCTGTCTACACCTACACCCAGGAGGCCTTGGACGTGAATGCACCTTTTATCCAAGATGACTGCTTTTATGATGGGTACGTAGAAGGCGAGCTGCGATCCCTGGTGTCTGTCAGCACCTGCTGGGGCCTCAGAGGCATGATAGCTGTAGAGGAATTCGTCTACGGCATTGAGCCCATTGGCACCTCCAAGGATTTTGAGCATGTCTTATACTACATGGATGGGCATGTCAGAGGCTCCTGTAAGGTCAGTGGAGAAAATGCCCCCAAATCCACAGTCGGTCTGCATCCAATAGGGAATGAGGATTATAGCCATGGGAAAGAAGAGCCTGTCAACTACATCTGGTCCCACACCAAGTACCTGGAGCTGTTTGTGGTGGTCGACAACAGGCGCTTCCTAATGTGGAACAGCAACGTGACCAAGACGGTGCGCTCGGTGACGGATGCCCTTGCCCACGTGAACACCTACAGCCGGGCAATCAGGCTCGGGGTGGTCCTGGTCGGCCTGGAGATCTGGAGCGAGAGGGACCGGGTGAAGGTCTCCGGGGACTTGGGGGAAGTCCTGCGGACCTTCAACCACTGGCGAGAAGGGGAGCTGGTCCTGCGGGCAAGGCACGATGTGGCCCACCTCATAGTGGGCTACGACCCCGGGGAGCGCGCGGGGGAAGCATTTCTCGGCGGGGCCTGTGCGCCCGGGCGCGCGGCGGGAGTCGAGGCTTTCCCGCACGAAGATCCTGTTGCCTTCGCGGCGCTGCTGGCCCACGAGCTGGGCCACAATCTGGGCATGAGGCACGaccaccccaattgcctctgcccCAAGCGACCCTCCTGCCTCATGGGGCTCCCCGTCAGCTTGCGGGGGGGTTTCAGCAACTGCAGCTTGGGGGATTTCTACGACTTTGTGTACGCCCCACACGGCTCCTGCCTCTACGACAAGCCCGTGGCCGGGCCGCTGCCCAGGAAGCCCCGCTGCGGGGACGGCGTGCTGGACGCGGGGGAGGAGTGTGACTGCGGGGATGGCGATCATGGCGACTGCCTGGAGGCGGCCTGCTGCCTGCCCTCGTGCCAGAGGAGGCCGGGCTCGGACTGCGCCTCGGGGCCCTGCTGCAGCAAGTGCAGGCTAGTGAAGGCCGCCACGCCCTGCCGCCCCAGTGTGGACGAGTGCGACCTCCCCGAGTTCTGCAGTGGCGTGACCCCGCACTGCCAGCCAGACAGCTACCAGCAAGACGGCGCCCCCTGCCGGGGCGAGGGCCGCTGCTACCGCGGCCGCTGCCGGAGCCTGCGTGGCCAGTGCGAGGCGCTGTTCGGGGCGGGCTCCCGGGCGGCCCGGCCCAGCTGCTACCGCCTCCTGAACACGCGGGGGGACCGCTTCGGGAACTGCGGCGGCGGCCAGCCCGGCCTGAGCAAGGCCTTTGTGGCCTGTGAGCCCCAGCACGTCCTGTGCGGGAAGCTGCTGTGTGAGCACGTGAGCAGGCTGCCCCGGATGCGGAAGCACCACACGCTGCTCCAGATCCCCCTCGGGGACGTGTGGTGCTGGGCGGCCGACCTGTTCGAGGACGTGGCTGTGCCCGAGGGCGGGGCCGTGCAGGCGGGCACCTGGTGCGGCCCCCGCCAGGTCTGTGTGAACCGCACGTGCTCTGAGGCGCCGCTGGCCGAGTGCGAGCCCCAGAGCACGTGTCACGGCAGAGGGGTCTGCAACAACCTGGAGCATTGCCACTGTGACGCCGGCTACGCTCCTCCCGCGTGCGAGGCCGAGGGCCCGGGGGGCAGCGTGGACAGCGGCCCCCCTCTGGAGAGCAGCATTGTCTCTCTGGCCGTCAGAGTCCCGATGTCCACTACAAACCCCCCTCCTACTCAAGCCGGCCGCTTAGTGGCGCCTGGAGCTGTTACCTCTGGCGCCAAACCTGACTTTTATGAGGAGGGTTCTGAATCGGCCCCTCCCAGCCTCAGCCCCACCTCTGAGAGCCCCCTTCCAGTGGGCACAAGCGCTCCGGAGTGTcctaataaatacaaaaaaatcccAGCTATCGTTGTCGTAATCTCCGCCTTGATTGTCAATATCATCCTCCTCATGAGTCTGCTCGCTATTGTTTTTGTGCTCTTTTTCTCCCAAAGAATCCCTTGGCCAATTGCGGATGAAAATCGTACTGAAATCTGTGAAGCTTCTGAAAAAGTGAATCCACCTCCTCATCCCTAA